DNA from Romeriopsis navalis LEGE 11480:
TTGCTTGCACCAATCAGGCGGCTTCTCAATCCTACTAAGCCCCTTCGGTATTGGAACTGCTGGATTCCCCACCCGGCGAGGATCGGTAAATCGCATCCAAACGCTCCCGCGCATCCTCGACGGTCATAGATTTCATCACGAGCAGTGGCTCTTCGATCACTTGGCCTTCGTCATCCAACAATTCGGGATGGGACGAGCGCAAAGATGTCGCCCGCTGACTGAGCCGCGAACGTTCGCCCACGGGACGGGTGGATTCGGCGCCTAACGTCAAAATGTTGCGGATGAGATTTCCCATCGCGAGAAACGCGACAATCACGAAGGCTAGAATATAAAGGATTTGAAGCATGACAGCAATCTCCTGAGTGGCCTGAACACCGGATGATTCGGTCTTTATGAATATAGCTTAGTCTGCCAGACTTTGCCTAGCCTTGACGGCAGCTTAGGCTTGATTACATAATTCCCTGACGAATCTTTATTGGGCCGAACCCTTGTTCTCCGATCGATGTTGCATACTGAGCGACCAGCATTCGGTCACTAGCTTATGCCAGCCCATCAGCACCGTCATTTCGACCCCGGCTTGGCCATCGGTGGCTGCGAGTAGACTTTGCGCAACTTGGACCGCTTGTTGCGCTTCTAAAACTCGGCCCAGCAGATCCTGCTGATCAGCCGCATCCATAAAGTCAAGTTGGGTCGATTGCAAAAGCTTGGACGAGCGTTCAAACCAATACTGAAAGTCCTCTAGCAGTGGGGCTAGAACCTGTTTGAGCAAGTCTGGATCGGGCGGCAGAGCGAACATGGCAATGTCTGGATGATTTTATCAGCGAAAAAATTTGAGAATTATTAAAAATGGGGGTGGATTTTGTTACGTTTCGTTACTTGATTCTAACGTAAGGGCGGGGCGATCGCCAACGCAAAACCCCGGCAATTCGATCAAATTACCGGGGAAACTAAAATCAACATTGCATCGGAGATCCGGA
Protein-coding regions in this window:
- a CDS encoding DUF2973 domain-containing protein yields the protein MLQILYILAFVIVAFLAMGNLIRNILTLGAESTRPVGERSRLSQRATSLRSSHPELLDDEGQVIEEPLLVMKSMTVEDARERLDAIYRSSPGGESSSSNTEGA
- a CDS encoding DUF2605 domain-containing protein is translated as MFALPPDPDLLKQVLAPLLEDFQYWFERSSKLLQSTQLDFMDAADQQDLLGRVLEAQQAVQVAQSLLAATDGQAGVEMTVLMGWHKLVTECWSLSMQHRSENKGSAQ